A region from the Corticium candelabrum chromosome 14, ooCorCand1.1, whole genome shotgun sequence genome encodes:
- the LOC134189834 gene encoding uncharacterized protein LOC134189834: protein MGAANRALWRSFGLMTGRHCNTVSKVVHPQSPTKWLYFLADVPHLIKNLKAALVSGKVITLPDDVVKANNLNCSIVPITPVKDLVEFENHHDLKLAPKLTNATISPSHFEKMKVSHALHLFSKSVSSGLQYLVKEEGRGNEYLSTAWFLDVFNRWFDFMTSRYPAVALSRLNCDKYEEALIFLTSIINLVQSMKIGDKNDWKPVQAGIIMSTNSVLGIQEELLSMGYKFLLTSRLTQDCLENLFSLVRLKNPIPSPLAFKYALKVICIAQFLKQPHAYQGNYQEDDRDIAIDFLDQPLKLPSTELDLKDFEVEISEANCIDDIQKAELNSLYNLVGYCLHSIKKNEEICTGCFVEVTSCDLSDQDSATFTILKEYKQGCLTQVSEKAFSMMLKNIAGQG, encoded by the exons ATGGGAGCTGCAAACCGAGCACTGTGGAGAAGCTTTGGCCTCATGACTGGAAGACACTGCAATACTGTTAGCAAAGTAGTACATCCTCAAAGTCCAACCAAATGGTTATATTTTCTCGCTGATGTTCCTCACCTAATAAAGAATCTTAAGGCAGCTTTGGTTAGTGGCAAAGTCATCACTCTACCTGATGATGTTGTTAAAGCAAACAACTTGAACTGTAGTATTGTGCCCATTACACCTGTAAAAGATCTAGTAGAGTTTGAGAACCATCATGATTTAAAATTAGCACCAAAGCTAACTAACGCCACTATTTCTCCAtcacattttgagaaaatgaaagTATCACATGCACTGCATCTGTTTAGTAAGTCGGTGAGCTCTGGACTTCAATACCTTGTGAAAGAAGAAGGCCGAGGAAATGAATATCTTTCTACTGCTTGGTTTCTGGATGTGTTTAACCGGTGGTTTGATTTCATGACAAGCAGGTACCCTGCAGTTGCACTAAGCAGATTGAATTGTGATAAATATGAAGAAGCTCTAATATTTCTTACGTCTATTATCAACTTAGTACAGAGCATGAAAATTGGAGATAAAAATGACTGGAAACCCGTGCAAGCAGGGATTATAATGTCTACAAACAGTGTTCTTGGTATCCAAGAGGAGTTGCTTTCAATGGGATACAAGTTCCTTTTGACAAGTCGTCTTACTCAAGATTGCCTTGAAAATCTTTTTAGTTTAGTCAGGCTAAAAAATCCTATTCCTTCACCACTGGCATTTAAATACGCATTAAAAGTCATTTGCATTGCACAGTTCCTGAAACAACCTCATGCATATCAAGGAAACTACCAAGAAGATGATAGAGACATAGCAATTGACTTTCTTGACCAGCCATTGAAGCTACCAAGTACTGAACTGGATCTGAAAGATTTTGAAGTGGAAATATCAGAAGCAAATTGCATAGATGACATTCAGAAGGCTGAGTTGAACAGCTTATATAACCTTGTAGGATACTGTCTACACAGCATAAAGAAAAATGAGGAAATCTGTACAGGTTGTTTTGTGGAAGTGACCAGCTGTGATCTAAGTGATCAAGACTCAGCAACGTTCACTATTCTAAAAGAGTATAAGCAAGGCTGCCTTACTCAGGTATCAGAGAAAGCATTCTCTATGATGCTCAAA AATATTGCTGGACAAGGCTGA
- the LOC134190346 gene encoding uncharacterized protein LOC134190346, translated as MRVQQDQQQFSKWVLKLGNGQLLKVCDDAPPETVDIPTECLVSDNIIDTVFADLPSALTTTVLLTPKMKHHFMALNNHVLARLEDEKRLYLSVDRVICDIREKEQNYPRALEFIYSLTPSGLPEHSLYLKVGCIIILLRNLDLRNGLCNGTRLIVRHLHNHVIDAESHSYT; from the coding sequence ATGCGTGTACAGCAGGATCAACAACAATTTTCGAAATGGGTACTGAAGCTTGGTAACGGGCAACTACTTAAAGTGTGTGACGACGCCCCTCCAGAAACAGTCGACATTCCGACAGAGTGTCTAGTTTCAGACAACATTATTGATACCGTTTTCGCAGATCTACCGTCTGCTCTCACAACCACTGTCTTACTGACGCCTAAAATGAAACATCATTTCATGGCTCTAAACAATCACGTACTAGCTAGACTGGAAGACGAAAAGCGTCTGTATCTCAGTGTGGACAGAGTGATTTGCGACATTAGGGAAAAAGAGCAAAATTATCCTCGAGCTCTTGAGTTTATTTACAGTTTAACACCTTCTGGTCTGCCAGAACACTCGCTTTATCTAAAGGTCGGATGTATAATCATTCTGCTACGTAATCTAGATCTGCGAAATGGGCTGTGCAATGGAACAAGACTAATTGTCAGACACTTGCATAACCATGTTATCGATGCAGAGAGTCATAGCTACACATAG
- the LOC134189591 gene encoding sodium/hydrogen exchanger 1-like, translating into MPSVAFLFLVVVSSVQSDQLDAGKSSGCNRSGSHSNESFHVTNFDFQHVKTPLVISLCILIASLAKLGFHLYPRLPHLLPESCLLIALGLLIGGIVYAAAGDSILRFTPDLFFLFLLPPIVFESGFFLRNGDFFRNLGTILLFAVVGTLWNTFALGLCLYAVSLLEWVDVEVPLTMSEAFLFASIVSAVDPVAVLAVFEEIHVNELLHILVFGESILNDAVTVVLYRMFEAFAVQETVTNRDIGKAVGSFFYVSIGGLGIGVVFGILTALLTRFTDHVRVIEPIAVFLMGYVAYLCAEMFHLSGIVCLIFAAIVMKHYVDANVSRKSRTTIKYSMKMMSSVSETIIFIFLGVEVVNGDRHNWNTGFVGFTIMLMLVFRFVSVFCLSWIANRFQQKRLRKVDQFIAAYGGIRGAVSFSLVLIVLNENKLPGCTARMMFTTVVAVIFFTSFVLGATIKPLVKAMHVKLIDSHKLSVSEQIADRVVEHAVAGIEDIIGHHGYHFFWELYEYIDINYLQVWLEREPTPPEHEIIDAFIRTQYQALNTSVQCIQQQLCCGRTYVGQRRKAKMSLSEPTLAVTAACSDSVLPLSSASLIRSGSILRSSLRVRNQPSPLQTKRHTWCESSPVSSEDNLKSQQRCTLPHTLSCPSNVFQTEAVNHRKLHTLLKSQQIHPHRRHARHTVYEAEDDDDELAFELRRNKGILNFIQKNSNTPALANLIYNATGLFGANAVSNSLFQSNLWMGETNTSVGDPDERETSV; encoded by the coding sequence ATGCCTTCCGTTGCGTTTCTTTTTCTAGTTGTAGTATCGTCCGTTCAGTCTGATCAACTCGACGCCGGAAAATCGTCTGGCTGTAACAGAAGCGGATCACATAGCAACGAGTCGTTTCACGTGACCAACTTCGACTTCCAACACGTAAAGACTCCCTTGGTCATCTCTCTCTGCATACTAATCGCGTCACTAGCCAAACTCGGTTTCCACTTGTATCCCCGCCTACCGCACCTCCTACCGGAGTCATGTCTGCTCATTGCACTCGGTCTTCTCATCGGTGGCATCGTCTACGCAGCGGCTGGAGACAGCATTTTGCGATTTACTCCAGATCTattctttctctttctactGCCGCCGATTGTGTTCGAGTCGGGATTCTTCCTGAGGAACGGGGACTTTTTTAGGAATTTGGGGACGATacttctgtttgctgttgttggtaCACTCTGGAATACGTTTGCTCTGGGACTTTGTCTGTATGCTGTGAGTTTGTTGGAATGGGTTGACGTCGAGGTGCCGTTGACAATGTCTGAGGCTTTTCTATTTGCCAGCATAGTGTCGGCTGTTGATCCGGTTGCGGTGTTGGCGGTGTTTGAAGAGATTCATGTGAACGAGTTGCTTCATATTCTCGTCTTTGGAGAGTCGATTCTTAACGATGCGGTGACAGTCGTCCTGTACAGAATGTTTGAAGCGTTTGCCGTTCAAGAAACTGTCACCAATCGAGACATTGGAAAAGCTGTCGGATCTTTCTTCTATGTTAGCATTGGTGGATTGGGCATCGGTGTTGTGTTTGGTATCTTGACAGCATTGTTGACTCGCTTCACAGATCATGTTCGGGTCATCGAGCCAATAGCTGTCTTTCTGATGGGATACGTCGCCTACTTATGTGCCGAGATGTTTCACCTTTCTGGCATTGTCTGCCTCATATTTGCTGCTATAGTGATGAAGCACTACGTCGATGCCAATGTGTCTCGCAAGAGCAGGACGACCATTAAATATTCTATGAAAATGATGAGCTCCGTGAGTGAGACAATCATCTTCATCTTTCTTGGTGTGGAGGTAGTAAACGGTGATCGTCACAATTGGAACACAGGCTTTGTTGGATTTACTATTATGCTTATGCTTGTGTTTCGTTTTGTCAGTGTTTTTTGCTTATCATGGATTGCAAATCGTTTCCAACAGAAACGACTGAGAAAAGTTGATCAGTTTATTGCAGCTTATGGTGGCATCCGTGGTGCGGTGTCTTTCTCGCTTGTGCTTATTGTTCTCAATGAGAATAAACTACCGGGTTGCACTGCCAGAATGATGTTCACTACTGTAGTGGCTGTCATTTTCTTTACATCGTTTGTCTTGGGAGCCACAATTAAGCCTCTTGTCAAGGCCATGCACGTCAAACTAATTGACTCTCACAAATTGTCTGTGAGTGAGCAGATTGCTGATCGAGTTGTTGAACACGCTGTGGCAGGTATTGAGGATATCATTGGCCATCATGGCTATCATTTCTTTTGGGAACTTTATgaatatattgatatcaactatctCCAAGTTTGGCTGGAACGGGAACCTACACCTCCAGAGCACGAGATCATTGATGCATTTATACGTACACAGTACCAAGCACTGAACACCTCAGTTCAGTGTATACAACAGCAGTTGTGCTGTGGACGTACATATGTAGGACAGCGACGAAAAGCTAAGATGTCGTTGTCTGAGCCAACACTCGCTGTTACAGCTGCTTGTAGTGATTCAGTTTTGCCGCTGTCTTCAGCTTCTCTAATAAGAAGTGGTTCTATTCTGAGGTCCTCTCTGCGTGTGCGTAATCAGCCAAGCCCTCTTCAGACAAAGCGTCACACGTGGTGCGAGTCCAGCCCTGTATCATCTGAAGACAATTTGAAGTCTCAGCAGCGTTGCACACTTCCACATACGCTGAGCTGTCCTAGCAATGTGTTTCAAACAGAAGCAGTGAATCATAGAAAGCTACACACCCTCCTCAAGTCTCAACAAATACATCCACATAGACGTCATGCTCGACACACAGTATACGAAGCCGAGGACGACGACGATGAGTTAGCTTTCGAGTTAAGACGAAACAAAGGTATTCTAAACTTCATTCAGAAGAACAGCAACACTCCAGCTTTGGCAAATCTAATCTACAATGCCACTGGCCTATTTGGAGCCAACGCTGTAAGCAATTCGCTATTTCAGTCGAATCTGTGGATGGGAGAGACAAACACTTCAGTTGGTGACCCTGATGAACGTGAAACTTCTGTGTAG
- the LOC134190347 gene encoding uncharacterized protein LOC134190347, with protein sequence MASVVVFRMKPKKRLEHVVSCLKRRTRAESFQEYKVSDIEESSAGSFTDSPGKRLKLELVRANVHSLQLQGKVGDASIEISCDDSTLAEDKEVQHDQEIVLSNKDLSEHKGQSVVLKNDQNAFDESIENSFFPFSEGNVVVMSEQDDALTTPASFVCNHNSLTFDRKKLPFPTDYEEYVVSSGEDETEPELSKNITDDDAEFARKRLDCLTKEVECKSDLQEFTAKLPSDFKPLVLKISKVEWPDLELKVPKKRLDQPSCNGSNSETVKISEDLPCMGDSDANAEEQSPEGSQDILSSHQAIKTKKKHKKRRPLKQRQMSLPLSNNLEEVQAFVDEVAATDGGINDCQDTDL encoded by the exons ATGGCAAGCGTTGTCGTGTTTCGAATGAAACCGAA AAAGCGACTGGAACATGTCGTATCTTGCTTGAAAAGGCGAACGCGAGCGGAATCTTTTCAG GAATATAAGGTATCTGATATTGAGGAGTCATCAGCTGGAAGTTTTACTGACAGTCCAGGAAAACGTTTGAAACTCGAACTCGTTCGTGCAAATGTACACTCTCTACAACTACAAGGTAAGGTTGGTGATGCCAGCATCGAGATATCATGTGACGACTCTACTCTGGCTGAAGATAAGGAAGTACAACATGATCAAGAAATTGTTTTGTCAAACAAGGATTTGAGTGAACACAAAGGCCAATCTGTAGTTTTGAAGAATGATCAGAATGCCTTTGATGAAAGCATAGAAAATTCTTTTTTTCCTTTTTCTGAAGgcaatgttgttgttatgtcAGAACAAGACGATGCCCTTACAACACCTGCATCATTTGTTTGCAACCACAACTCCCTTACATTTGATAGGAAGAAATTGCCTTTCCCTACTGATTATGAGGAGTATGTTGTGAGTAGTGGAGAGGATGAGACAGAACCAGAGCTCTCAAAAAATATAACTGACGATGATGCTGAATTTGCGCGCAAACGTCTTGATTGTTTGACAAAAGAAGTGGAATGCAAGTCAGATCTACAAGAATTTACTGCAAAATTGCCTAGTGATTTCAAGCCACTAGTATTAAAGATTAGTAAAGTAGAATGGCCTGATTTGGAACTCAAAGTACCCAAGAAGCGTTTAGATCAACCGTCATGTAATGGTAGCAACAGTGAGACAGTAAAGATATCAGAAGACCTGCCTTGTATGGGAGATTCTGATGCTAATGCTGAGGAACAATCGCCGGAAGGCTCACAAGACATTTTGTCGAGTCATCAGGCTATCAAAACTAAGAAGAAACACAAAAAACGTCGACCCTTGAAGCAGAGACAAATGAGTTTACCTTTGAGTAACAATCTGGAAGAGGTTCAAGCCTTTGTTGACGAAGTTGCAGCAACTGACGGTGGAATCAATGATTGTCAAGAT ACAGATCTTTAG
- the LOC134189567 gene encoding transcriptional regulator ATRX-like: protein MDKRKKRRSQSRDKQLLQLAHQRATKKRKKLADSVDKATDVQHSRRMNSKSEPENFSIRAGKEDVKPSKKDLNISRNETSDHHLSDSDDVVEIITLPSTAQTTRRKPKKEFTTQNQRLDSKQEKGMKKERLLKRSKEKVDNKRKPKEVERKPKDEQTQKKLSTLQETARKSAFGVIKHANSGGTSAEGSSASGAESSTNESEVSDESSWNSDSDIKQRLFSNDQKKAFKIASRTRNKIGGDENHFESLQVSDRELVNSMLRRKHSSKLKKKSKLSERSVAIVSSGSGEEDNTNQKTDISPDSDETNSKERKHATTQKKRRGISTSDDDDVDDDDDNNLNSSESDSSEDDNLPSVLNDSSLDEADKRPRTKGMKRKACLTSDSDSKSSSDESEDADASDSQPTMKKKKKKRKLALSLSDDSEDLGDDDSPSKRTGRRNLRKIMGDEKLSKETKAAQVEEKRRLERLRKRSLNLAEWTPTKAHEKEKHLVLETVAGDSTQPLVEVSDYLVPRLKEHQVQGIRFMWDCVFESVDEACKTDGGSGCILAHCMGLGKTLQVVALIDIIMRNRDLFDLSRILVMAPKNALNVWINELKSWLPEEELPEIWHLHGVTSNQTRLEIVSDWHLGGGVLIVGYEMYRNLSQAQRIRKKDWRDEFKRVLQDPGPDVVVCDEGHVLRNWDSALSKAVNRIRTKRRIVLTGTPLQNNLNEYYTMVSFVKPNLLGTHREFTNRFANPISNGQHSDSTATDVRIMKHRAHVLHEILTSVVQRKDFSVLLPYLPAKYEYVIFVRLNDLQIKLYRRYLEKCVDSGARLGQRGVMGVFESYHQLMRVWSHPFLLKMKEEELLDRLEKNELRQFIATDDDDTSESEPETEKKREEVKGGMDSGDEEVVNAGAKGPTTRSEGSPVANVADSWFEGLVTDDLETDIELSSKFYILMEIVRSAEAVGDKVLVFSQSLLTLNLLESFIQEEEFGGFCLGIDYYRLDGSSSADSRQAWADNFNSKKKKRLRLFLISTRAGSLGVTLTGANRVVIMDAAWNPTLDTQSLFRVFRFGQEKPVYVYRLIAQGTMEERVYDRQVTKQSLSHRVVDERQIERHFTLSDLLELYKFDPDVLTDDSKPPSDQKDPQDPLLSYLLERFQPRWIIRYHEHSTLLEDQVNERLTDEEKKVAWEQYELEKNRPRGEVNVPGSVQPLYTTAAGLAEIQRENERRLQYERIAAARNHSIQQLQIRPMYQVPGVQEQAETQLLLQQRHNPVPFAASMVRFMQYQPQLYDTLVRQYPQFAVTSASLASAQAHGLQVGGTQPQYANVGRADGIHVWQQQPQATGTTSTSVVVQKPQ from the exons ATGGACAAACGTAAGAAGAGGAGGTCTCAAAGTCGAGACAAACAGTTGTTACAACTTGCTCACCAGAGGGCAACAAAGAAACGAAAGAAGTTAGCTGACAGTGTTGACAAAGCCACTGACGTGCAACATTCTCGACGAATGAATTCTAAATCAGAGCCAGAGAACTTCAGTATACGTGCAGGGAAGGAAGACGTGAAACCGAGTAAAAAGGATTTGAATATCTCTAGGAATGAAACCAGTGATCACCATTTGTCCGATTCAGACGATGTAGTAGAGATCATTACCCTGCCCTCCACAGCTCAAACCACCAGACGAAAACCTAAAAAAGAGTTTACAACACAGAACCAACGTCTAGACAGTAAACAAGAGAAAGGAATGAAGAAGGAAAGATTGTTGAAAAGAAGCAAAGAGAAGGTTGACAACAAAAGAAAGCCAAAAGAAGTCGAACGAAAACCCAAGGATGAACAAACTCAGAAGAAACTATCTACTTTGCAAGAAACTGCCAGGAAGTCTGCCTTTGGTGTGATAAAACATGCAAACTCTGGTGGGACGTCAGCTGAAGGCTCTAGTGCTAGTGGTGCAGAATCAAGTACCAATGAGTCTGAGGTATCTGATGAGTCTTCTTGGAATTCTGATTCTGATATCAAACAACGCTTGTTTTCTAACGACCAGAAAAAAGCTTTCAAAATCGCATCACGAACGCGCAATAAAATTGGTGGTGATGAAAACCACTTTGAGTCCCTGCAAGTGTCAGACAGAGAACTAGTGAACAGCATGCTCAGACGCAAACATAGCAGTAAACTGAAAAAGAAAAGTAAGTTGAGCGAGCGTTCAGTTGCAATAGTTAGTTCTGGGTCAGGTGAGGAAGACAACACCAACCAAAAGACTGACATATCCCCAGATTCTGATGAAACGAATTCAAAGGAAAGAAAGCATGCGACTACGCAGAAAAAGAGACGTGGTATCTCGACATCTGATGATGAcgatgttgatgatgatgatgacaataatTTGAACAGTTCCGAGTCAGATTCAAGCGAGGATGACAACCTTCCTTCAGTGTTGAATGATAGCAGTCTTGACGAAGCTGATAAGAGGCCAAGGACGAAGGGAATGAAACGGAAAGCATGTCTTACTTCAGATTCAGATTCAAAGTCCTCTTCTGATGAGTCAGAAGACGCTGACGCGTCTGACTCGCAACCCACtatgaagaagaagaaaaagaaaaggaaACTCGCTCTCTCTCTGTCAGATGACAGCGAAGATCTTGGGGATGATGACTCTCCTTCTAAACGCACAGGGCGACGAAATCTACGCAAAATCATGGGCGACGAGAAATTGTCTAAAGAAACAAAGGCCGCACAGGTAGAAGAGAAGAGGCGGTTAGAGAGATTGAGGAAACGGTCGTTGAACCTTGCAGAGTGGACACCGACGAAAGCCCACGAGAAGGAGAAACACCTTGTTCTCGAGACCGTTGCGGGTGATAGCACTCAGCCGCTGGTCGAGGTCAGTGACTATCTGGTGCCACGTTTGAAGGAGCATCAAGTGCAGGGCATTCGCTTTATGTGGGACTGTGTGTTTGAGTCTGTGGATGAGGCGTGTAAGACGGACGGTGGATCTGGTTGCATCCTTGCTCACTGTATGGGTCTTGGAAAGACACTTCAG GTCGTTGCCCTCATCGACATTATAATGAGAAATCGGGACCTCTTCGACCTGTCAAGGATCCTCGTTATGGCACCAAAGAACGCTCTCAACGTGTGGATCAATGAACTGAAATCTTGGCTACCCGAAGAAGAACTACCCGAG ATTTGGCATCTGCATGGCGTCACCAGCAACCAGACTCGCCTCGAAATAGTGAGCGACTGGCACTTGGGTGGCGGCGTCCTCATCGTCGGATACGAGATGTACCGCAACCTGTCGCAAGCGCAACGCATACGGAAGAAGGACTGGCGAGACGAGTTCAAGCGAGTTCTCCAGGATCCGGGACCGGACGTGGTCGTATGCGACGAGGGTCACGTGTTAAGAAACTGGGATTCGGCGCTGTCGAAGGCCGTCAACAGGATACGGACGAAACGCAGGATTGTTTTGACTGGCACGCCACTGCAGAACAATCTCAACGAAT ATTATACGATGGTCAGCTTTGTCAAGCCGAATCTGCTTGGAACGCATCGCGAGTTTACCAATCGATTTGCGAATCCGATCTCGAACGGTCAGCACTCGGATTCGACCGCTACCGACGTGCGAATCATGAAGCATCGAGCGCACGTGCTGCACGAGATTCTTACTTCTGTCGTGCAG CGAAAGGATTTTTCTGTACTGCTGCCCTATCTTCCAGCAAAGTACGAGTACGTTATCTTTGTGCGTCTCAACGATCTCCAGATCAAACTCTACCGTCGGTATCTCGAGAAATGCGTCGACAGCGGCGCACGTCTCGGCCAGCGCGGAGTCATGGGCGTGTTCGAGTCGTACCATCAACTGATGCGCGTCTGGTCGCATCCGTTTCTACTCAAGATGAAAGAGGAGGAGTTACTCGACAGACTGGAGAAGAACGAGCTACGACAATTTATTGCGACCGACGACGACGATACGTCCGAGTCAGAACCAGAGACGGAGAAGAAGAGGGAGGAAGTGAAAGGAGGTATGGACAGTGGTGACGAAGAGGTAGTGAACGCCGGCGCCAAAGGTCCAACAACACGCAGCG AGGGATCTCCTGTCGCGAACGTTGCTGACAGCTGGTTCGAAGGTCTCGTCACGGATGACCTTGAGACGGATATAGAATTGAGTTCTAAGTTCTATATCTTGATGGAGATCGTCCGGTCTGCTGAAGCGGTTGGTGACAAGGTGCTGGTGTTCAGTCAGAGTCTGCTGACGTTGAATCTGCTCGAAAGTTTTATACAAGAGGAAGAATTCGGAGGCTTCTGTTTGGGTATTGACTATTATCGACTTGATGGGTCGTCGTCCGCTGACAGCCGACAAGCCTGGGCTGATAATTTCAACAGTAAAAAGAAGAAGAG GTTGCGGCTGTTTCTCATTTCGACTCGAGCCGGTTCTCTGGGGGTCACCCTCACAGGAGCTAATCGTGTCGTAATAATGGATGCGGCGTGGAATCCGACACTGGACACGCAGTCGCTATTCCGAGTGTTTCGCTTTGGTCAGGAAAAGCCTGTCTATGTCTACAGGCTAATAGCACAG GGAACAATGGAAGAACGTGTCTACGACCGACag GTTACGAAGCAATCGCTCTCCCACCGAGTTGTCGACGAGCGTCAAATCGAGCGCCACTTCACGCTCAGCGATTTGCTCGAGCTCTACAAGTTCGACCCGGACGTACTGACCGACGACAGTAAGCCGCCCAGTGATCAGAAAGACCCACAGGATCCCCTCTTGAGCTACCTACTAGAGCGCTTCCAGCCTCGCTGGATAATCCGCTACCACGAACACTCGACACTATTAGAAGACCAAGTAAACGAACGTTTGACCGACGAAGAAAAGAAGGTCGCGTGGGAACAATACGAGTTGGAGAAGAACAGACCGCGTGGCGAAGTCAACGTTCCTGGAAGCGTCCAGCCGCTTTACACAACCGCTGCCGGTCTGGCTGAGATACAGAGAGAGAACGAAAGAAGACTACAGTATGAGAGAATCGCTGCTGCGAGGAATCATAGCATTCAGCAGCTCCAAATAAGACCCATGTATCAGGTACCTGGGGTACAGGAGCAAGCGGAAACTCAACTGCTACTACAACAGAGACACAATCCCGTGCCATTCGCTGCGTCAATGGTTAGATTCATGCAGTACCAGCCGCAACTGTATGATACACTGGTTAGGCAGTACCCTCAGTTTGCCGTGACGTCAGCGTCGCTCGCTAGTGCGCAGGCGCACGGTCTTCAGGTGGGCGGTACGCAACCGCAGTACGCTAACGTTGGACGAGCTGATGGTATTCACGTTTGGCAACAGCAGCCGCAAGCTACTGGCACTACTTCGACGTCTGTTGTAGTTCAGAAGCCGCAGTAG
- the LOC134189986 gene encoding uncharacterized protein LOC134189986 yields the protein MSDVQEKKTKRKKREKRDRSLVDEDVEGSPSNAKSRKSKSKKGEKVGGTPGKIAEFRGFTRADVQTLCGQLSYETAVADNKELWLLKIPFDMDPSRLTNTKVVLGIRQNLVIKNENEKRVSCEVSSQSTDRSASCHCLLASEDGTLLPAQLTGHITITRRIHVPQCSPVKDWTGNEAKRVIPSELKQRWKPFGCGNHTGSESVPESSTKTRGKRKLFSPTKRDVATTESPSKRKRRKSGV from the exons ATGTCCGACGTTCAAGAG AAGAAGACGAAACGTAAGAAAAGAGAGAAACGTGACCGTTCTCTCGTAGACGAAGACGTTGAAGGAAGTCCGAGCAACGCAAAATCTCGGAAATCAAAATCGAAGAAAGGAGAAAAAGTCGGCGGAACACCAGG GAAAATTGCAGAATTTCGAGGCTTTACACGAGCCGACGTACAGACTTTGTGTGGTCAGCTGAGCTATGAAACTGCAGTGGCTGATAACAAAGAATTATGGCTGCTGAAGATACCATTTGAT ATGGATCCATCTCGCCTCACAAACACTAAAGTCGTACTTGGAATTAGACAGAACTTGGTGATAAAAAATGAG AATGAAAAGAGAGTATCGTGTGAAGTGTCTAGTCAGTCTACTGACAGATCT GCGTCTTGTCACTGCCTGCTGGCGAGCGAAGACGGAACCCTTCTTCCGG CACAACTGACTGGTCACATAACCATCACGAGACGAATCCACGTACCACAATGCAGTCCTGTCAAAGACTGGACAGGAAATGAAGCTAAGCGTGTCATACCGAGTGAATTAAAACAACGATGGAAACCATTCGGATGTGGTAATCACACCGGAAGTGAATCTGTTCCAGAGTCAAGCACTAAAACTagaggcaaaagaaagttgTTTTCTCCCACCAAG CGTGATGTAGCTACTACGGAAAGCCCATCAAAGAGAAAACGTAGGAAGAGTGGAGTGTAA